In Zingiber officinale cultivar Zhangliang chromosome 11B, Zo_v1.1, whole genome shotgun sequence, a single window of DNA contains:
- the LOC122035131 gene encoding ubiquitin-conjugating enzyme E2 11-like, which translates to MASKRIQKELLDLQRDPPASCSAGPVGEDLFHWQATIMGPSESPYAGGVFFVAIHFPQDYPFKPPKVNFQTKVYHPNINSNGSICLDILKDQWSPALTISKVLLSISSLLTDPNPDDPLVPEIAHLYKTHRSRYEDAARSWTQKYAMG; encoded by the exons ATGGCCAGCAAACGCATCCAAAAGGAACTCCTGGATTTGCAAAGGGATCCTCCCGCGTCCTGCAGTGCTGGACCAGTCGGCGAGGATCTCTTCCACTGGCAAGCTACGATTATGGGTCCTTCCGAAAGTCCCTACGCCGGCGGGGTGTTCTTCGTGGCCATCCATTTTCCTCAAGACTACCCATTCAAGCCTCCTAAAGTCAACTTCCAGACCAAG GTGTACCATCCAAACATCAACTCCAATGGCAGcatctgtcttgacatcctcaaGGATCAATGGAGTCCGGCTCTGACCATCTCCAAGGTTCTCCTCTCCATTTCCTCCCTCCTCACGGACCCGAACCCTGACGACCCCCTCGTCCCCGAGATTGCCCACCTGTACAAAACGCACAGATCTCGCTACGAAGACGCAGCGAGGTCGTGGACGCAGAAGTATGCCATGGGCTGA
- the LOC122034452 gene encoding E3 ubiquitin-protein ligase makorin-like, with the protein MPRRVFCKYFACGTCLKGEYCDFSHDWRDQRNKVCTFYQKGLCNYGRRCRFSHVIVSGDETSVATSSEPCSQIESSYSRVSFPSRASRNQDTSQAFSIPTVLAASSQSHIPCEGAQNQAIGSRTFPTNANIHVSDNSRPPFDVQLCSFNHIGSCPHGESCPHIHGDLCSICGRYCLHPFHQEERDKHIESCHRNSKVLETLNHSKEIECSICLERVLSKPTNTQWKFGILPECDHPFCIECIRNWRSNSPSSGIDLNTALRACPVCRQHSHFVIPSTTWFSTSEEKQQIINSYKEKLKSIDCKYFDFGNGTCPFGAICFYKHTIRPNASCQNSDRSYRYRPRPHRSRRPEEVDEDAMDGFVLVMNYELANLAALLDSDEEQENLDDYDDDVGSLLAMSFLLMQMDEEGIASYEDI; encoded by the exons ATGCCGAGAAG GGTTTTTTGCAAGTACTTTGCATGTGGAACATGCTTGAAGGGAGAGTATTGTGATTTTTCTCATGATTGGAGGGATCAACGTAACAAA GTATGCACCTTTTATCAAAAGGGACTCTGCAACTATGGCCGTAGATGTAGATTTAGCCATGTCATAGTTTCTGGAGATGAAACGTCTGTAGCAACATCTTCAGAACCTTGTTCTCAAATAGAATCAAGTTATTCTCGAGTTTCTTTTCCATCAAGAGCTTCCAGAAATCAAGACACCAGTCAAGCTTTTAGTATTCCAACTGTTTTGGCAGCCTCAAGCCAATCTCATATACCTTGTGAAGGTGCACAAAATCAGGCGATTGGTTCTCGTACTTTTCCAACTAATGCAAATATCCATGTCTCTGATAATAGCcgtcctccatttgatgtccaaCTTTGTTCTTTTAATCACATTGGTAGTTGTCCACATGGTGAGAGCTGCCCTCATATTCACGGAGACTTATGTTCTATTTGTGGGAGATATTGCTTACATCCATTCCATCAAGAAGAAAGAGACAAACATATAGAATCTTGTCACAGAAACAGCAAAGTTCTTGAAACTTTGAATCACAGTAAGGAAATAGAATGCAGTATTTGCTTAGAACGGGTACTCTCTAAACCTACAAATACTCAGTGGAAGTTTGGAATATTACCAGAGTGTGATCATCCATTTTGCATTGAATGCATTCGGAATTGGCGTAGTAACTCTCCTTCTTCTGGCATTGATTTGAACACTGCATTAAGGGCCTGCCCTGTTTGCCGACAGCATTCACATTTTGTCATTCCCAGTACTACTTGGTTCTCCACAAGTGAAGAAAAACAACAGATTATCAATAGCTACAAAGAGAAACTCAA GTCAATTGACTGTAAgtattttgattttggaaatggGACATGCCCCTTTGGGGCTATCTGTTTCTACAAG CACACTATTCGGCCAAATGCGAGTTGCCAGAATTCTGATAGGTCTTACAGATATAGGCCACGTCCACACAGGTCTAGACGACCAGAGGAAGTGGATGAAGATGCAATGGATGGTTTCGTACTTGTTATGAACTACGAGTTAGCTAACCTTGCCGCCCTCCTCGATTCAGATGAGGAACAGGAGAATCTTGACGACTACGACGACGATGTCGGCAGTTTGTTAGCGATGAGTTTCCTACTTATGcagatggatgaagaaggaatagCAAGCTATGAAGATATTTAG
- the LOC122033417 gene encoding arabinogalactan protein 23-like, whose translation MEMRKIACAALIVAAAATTALAAEAPAPAPASASFAVSPAVGAAVGASVLSFFAFYLQ comes from the coding sequence ATGGAGATGAGGAAGATCGCCTGCGCCGCTCTCATCGTCGCGGCCGCCGCCACCACCGCCCTCGCCGCCGAGGCTCCTGCCCCTGCCCCAGCCAGCGCCTCCTTCGCGGTCAGCCCCGCCGTCGGAGCCGCCGTCGGCGCCTCCGTCCTCTCCTTCTTTGCCTTCTACCTGCAGTAA